Proteins found in one Hippopotamus amphibius kiboko isolate mHipAmp2 chromosome 12, mHipAmp2.hap2, whole genome shotgun sequence genomic segment:
- the TPI1 gene encoding triosephosphate isomerase: MAEDTAGAEFCLSALYISGRWQRLRGAPDLQRAGSSAMAPSRKFFVGGNWKMNGRKNNLGELINTLNAAKVPADTEVVCAPPTAYIDFARQKLDPKIAVAAQNCYKVANGAFTGEISPGMIKDCGATWVVLGHSERRHVFGESDELIGQKVAHALAEGLGVIACIGEKLDEREAGITEKVVFEQTKVIADNVKDWNKVVLAYEPVWAIGTGKTATPQQAQEVHEKLRGWLKSNVSDAVAQSTRIIYGGSVTGATCKELASQHDVDGFLVGGASLKPEFVDIINAKQ; this comes from the exons ATGGCCGAGGACACGGCGGGGGCGGAGTTCTGCCTCTCGGCGCTCTATATAAGCGGCCGGTGGCAGCGGCTGCGCGGTGCTCCTGACCTTCAGCGTGCCGGCTCCAGCGCCATGGCGCCTTCCAGGAAGTTCTTCGTGGGGGGGAACTGGAAGATGAACGGGCGGAAGAACAATCTGGGGGAACTCATCAACACTCTGAACGCGGCCAAGGTGCCGGCCGACACCG AGGTGGTTTGTGCACCCCCCACTGCCTACATTGACTTTGCCCGGCAGAAACTAGATCCCAAGATAGCTGTGGCTGCGCAGAACTGCTACAAAGTGGCTAACGGGGCCTTTACTGGGGAGATCAG ccCTGGCATGATCAAAGACTGTGGAGCCACGTGGGTGGTCCTGGGGCATTCGGAGAGAAGGCACGTCTTTGGGGAGTCAGATGAG CTGATTGGGCAGAAAGTGGCTCATGCCCTGGCAGAAGGACTTGGAGTAATCGCCTGCATTGGGGAGAAGCTAGATGAGAGGGAAGCTGGCATCACTGAGAAAGTTGTTTTCGAGCAAACCAAGGTCATCGCAG ATAACGTGAAGGACTGGAATAAGGTTGTCCTGGCCTATGAGCCTGTGTGGGCCATTGGTACCGGCAAGACTGCGACACCCCAACAG GCCCAGGAAGTACACGAAAAGCTCCGGGGATGGCTTAAGTCCAATGTCTCTGATGCAGTGGCTCAGAGCACCCGCATCATTTATGGGG GTTCTGTGACTGGGGCAACCTGCAAGGAGCTGGCAAGCCAGCATGATGTGGATGGCTTCCTTGTCGGGGGTGCTTCCCTCAAACCTGAATTCGTGGATATCATCAATGCTAAACAATAA
- the SPSB2 gene encoding SPRY domain-containing SOCS box protein 2 — protein MGQTALAGVSSSTHTPQALYPDLSCPEGLEELLSAPPPDLGTQRRHGWNPKDCSENIEVKEGGLCLERRPVAQSTDGARGKRGYSRGLHAWEISWPREQRGTHAVVGVATALAPLQADHYAALLGSNSESWGWDIGRGKLYHRSKGPGAPQYPPGPQGEQLEVPERLLVVLDMEEGTLGYGIGGTYLGSAFRGLKGRTLYPAVSAVWGQCQVRISYLGERRAEPHSLLHLSRLCVRHALGDTRLGHVSALPLPPAMKRYLLYQ, from the exons ATGGGCCAGACGGCCTTGGCGGGGGTTAGCAGCAGCACCCACACCCCGCAGGCCCTGTACCCTGATCTGTCTTGTCCCGAGGGCTTGGAGGAGCTGCTGTCTGCTCCCCCTCCTGACCTGGGGACCCAACGGCGCCACGGCTGGAACCCCAAGGACTGCTCGGAGAACATCGAGGTCAAGGAAGGGGGGTTGTGCCTTGAGCGGCGGCCCGTGGCCCAAAGCACTGATGGGGCCCGGGGTAAGAGGGGCTACTCGAGGGGCCTGCACGCCTGGGAGATCAGCTGGCCCCGGGAGCAGAGGGGCACCCACGCCGTGGTGGGCGTGGCCACGGCCCTCGCTCCGCTGCAGGCTGACCACTATGCGGCACTGCTGGGCAGCAACAGCGAGTCGTGGGGCTGGGACATTGGGCGGGGGAAGCTGTACCACCGGAGCAAGGGGCCCGGGGCCCCCCAGTATCCACCCGGACCTCAGGGTGAGCAGCTGGAGGTCCCCGAGAGGCTGCTGGTGGTTCTGGACATGGAGGAGGGAACTCTGGGTTATGGTATTGGGGGTACCTATTTGGGGTCGGCCTTCCGTGGACTGAAGGGCAGGACCCTCTATCCAGCAGTAAGCGCTGTCTGGGGCCAGTGCCAGGTCCGCATCAGCTACCTGGGCGAAAGGAGAG cgGAGCCACACTCCCTTCTGCACCTGAGTCGCCTGTGTGTGCGCCACGCCCTGGGGGATACCCGGCTAGGCCACGTTTCTGCTCTGCCCTTGCCCCCTGCCATGAAGCGGTACCTGCTCTACCAGTGA